From Triticum urartu cultivar G1812 chromosome 2, Tu2.1, whole genome shotgun sequence, a single genomic window includes:
- the LOC125540086 gene encoding glycine-rich cell wall structural protein-like has product MASKGLLVFALLLAAAILVASTEQTQAKKEEKKAGVEGYGGGGGYPGGGGGGYPGHGGGGGGGYPGHGGGGGGGYPGHGGGGGGGYPGHGGGGGGGYPGHGGGGGGGYPGHGGGGGGGYPGGGGGGGGGYPGPGGGGGGSGCQWGCCGNGYHGCRCCARADEVPEPMYRAEVRN; this is encoded by the exons ATGGCGTCCAAGGGTCTTCTTGTGTTTGCTCTCCTGCTTGCTGCTGCTATCCTCGTCGCCTCAACTGAACAAACTC AGGCCAAGAAGGAGGAGAAGAAAGCCGGTGTAGagggctacggcggcggcggcggctacccTGGAGGCGGCGGGGGAGGCTACCCAGGCCacggtggaggaggaggcggcggctaTCCAGGACACGgtggaggaggtggcggaggtTACCCAGGCCacggtggaggaggcggcggcggctacccaggccacggtggaggaggcggcggcgggtaCCCGGGCCACGGTGGAGGAGGTGGCGGTGGCTACCCGGGCCACGgtggaggaggcggtggcggctacccaggcggtggtggtggcggcggcggcggctaccccggacccggcggaggcggcggcggcagtggaTGTCAATGGGGCTGCTGCGGTAACGGGTACCATGGGTGCCGCTGCTGTGCGCGCGCGGACGAGGTCCCGGAGCCCATGTACCGCGCGGAGGTCCGCAACTGA